The proteins below come from a single Kitasatospora sp. NBC_00315 genomic window:
- a CDS encoding glycosyltransferase, with product MRILFTGPAAAGHLFPMVPTAQALRAAGHEVLFAASLPLDQLRGSGFPLTEIGDGSSIQDAFARSAERGAGYVNHDRTQDEILALAAVGFAELSRPTVPGLLDVAEQWRPDVLVFDSFQAAAPLVAAKLGIPSVLHNFGVTSGHGMVARLAANFEDVYKEHGVDGPARPMALDVLPASLGGDGDGWRVRYVPYNGGGLVPADLLRRGERPRIAVTLGTVLTQVDGVRAIAGLAAAAGTVDAEFLFAVGGADLSLLGDLPDNVRTLPWVPLAELLSVTDAVVHHGGSGTMLTALTAGVPQLLLPQGADHFANADALVAAGAALRARSEEVDGELLTRLLTDTALRASATALRAENAALPAPASLVPEFEALAAASR from the coding sequence GTGCGCATACTGTTCACCGGCCCGGCGGCAGCCGGCCATCTGTTCCCGATGGTGCCCACCGCCCAGGCCCTACGGGCGGCGGGGCACGAGGTGTTGTTCGCGGCGTCCCTGCCGCTGGACCAGCTGCGCGGCTCCGGGTTCCCGCTCACCGAGATCGGTGACGGCAGCAGCATCCAGGACGCCTTCGCGCGCAGCGCCGAGCGAGGCGCGGGTTACGTCAACCACGACCGCACGCAGGACGAGATCCTCGCCCTCGCCGCCGTCGGTTTCGCCGAGCTCTCCCGGCCCACCGTGCCGGGCCTGCTGGACGTCGCCGAGCAGTGGCGGCCGGACGTCCTGGTCTTCGACTCGTTCCAGGCCGCTGCCCCGCTGGTCGCCGCGAAGCTCGGCATACCCTCGGTGCTGCACAACTTCGGGGTCACCTCCGGCCACGGCATGGTCGCCCGGCTGGCCGCGAACTTCGAGGACGTCTACAAGGAGCACGGGGTCGACGGCCCCGCCCGGCCGATGGCCCTGGACGTGCTGCCCGCCTCGCTCGGTGGCGACGGTGACGGCTGGCGCGTGCGCTACGTCCCTTACAACGGCGGGGGTCTGGTCCCGGCCGACCTGCTGCGTCGTGGCGAGCGGCCGCGGATCGCGGTCACCCTCGGCACCGTGCTGACGCAGGTGGACGGCGTCCGGGCGATCGCCGGGCTCGCCGCCGCCGCCGGCACGGTGGACGCCGAGTTCCTGTTCGCCGTCGGCGGCGCGGATCTCTCGCTGCTCGGCGACCTCCCGGACAACGTCCGGACGCTGCCCTGGGTCCCGCTGGCCGAACTGCTCAGCGTCACCGACGCGGTGGTGCACCACGGTGGTTCCGGCACCATGCTCACCGCCCTCACCGCGGGCGTCCCCCAGCTGCTGCTGCCGCAGGGCGCCGACCACTTCGCGAACGCCGACGCCCTGGTGGCGGCCGGCGCGGCGCTGCGCGCCCGCTCCGAGGAGGTGGACGGCGAGCTGCTCACCCGGCTGCTCACCGACACCGCGCTGCGCGCGAGCGCGACCGCCCTGCGCGCGGAGAACGCGGCGCTGCCCGCACCGGCCTCGCTGGTGCCGGAGTTCGAGGCCCTGGCCGCGGCCTCACGCTGA
- a CDS encoding helical backbone metal receptor, which produces MTDDLGLPVRIGAVRRVVSLVPSLTEAVAGTAPGLLVGATDWCTHPAELAVTRIGGTKNPDTARILALAPDLVLANEEENRLPDLDVLRAAGTPVWVTRIRTLDQGFASLERMLDEVCGLGRPAWLEQARAAWREVPVPDRPLRAVVPVWRRPWMVLGSDTFAGDLLRRLGVEPLHAGHPERYPAIPVAELNASRPELLVLPDEPYRFTAEDGPEAFPGVPAALVSGRHLTWYGPSLAEAATLLPAQLALRVG; this is translated from the coding sequence CTGACGGACGACCTCGGGCTGCCCGTCCGGATCGGCGCGGTGCGGCGGGTGGTCTCGCTCGTACCGTCGCTGACCGAGGCCGTGGCCGGGACCGCGCCCGGTCTGCTGGTCGGAGCCACCGACTGGTGCACCCACCCGGCGGAGCTGGCGGTCACCCGGATCGGCGGCACCAAGAACCCGGACACGGCCCGGATCCTCGCGCTGGCACCGGATCTCGTGCTCGCCAACGAGGAGGAGAACCGGCTGCCCGACCTGGACGTCCTGCGGGCCGCCGGAACACCGGTCTGGGTCACCCGGATCCGCACGCTCGACCAGGGGTTCGCCTCCCTGGAACGGATGCTGGACGAGGTCTGCGGCCTGGGCCGGCCCGCCTGGCTGGAGCAGGCGCGGGCCGCCTGGCGGGAGGTCCCGGTACCGGATCGCCCGCTCCGGGCCGTCGTGCCGGTCTGGCGCCGTCCGTGGATGGTCCTGGGGAGTGACACCTTCGCCGGCGACCTGCTGCGCCGGCTCGGCGTCGAGCCGCTGCACGCCGGACACCCGGAGCGCTACCCCGCGATCCCCGTCGCCGAACTCAACGCGTCCCGGCCCGAGTTGCTGGTGCTACCGGACGAGCCGTACCGCTTCACCGCCGAGGACGGACCCGAGGCCTTCCCCGGCGTACCCGCGGCGCTGGTGAGCGGGCGCCATCTCACCTGGTACGGACCCTCGCTGGCCGAGGCTGCGACCCTGCTACCGGCGCAACTGGCCCTGCGCGTGGGGTAG
- a CDS encoding transglycosylase SLT domain-containing protein, with protein MKVFKGSTVLATTVVLSAALLTSCGTKPAHDASAPPPATAAGTSPAASPSPSDSPPAAASESPSASPSPSAKTSTAAASKPASARPSTQAAKTTPKPVAAAAPAPVAKPGPVAPPPPAPTTPHVPPLESSCKPSYPRPNEPRSTVGAALTAAAAQSRVLSLSNGGTDRMPPLPTSLVRAIAWQESGWQSGILACDGGIGTMQVMPATVAWMNGKYAAKSDPETLEGNVQLGTQLIDWLIAYYGDSSFGGKYDLTPDPATGKTPLLDLVIAAYNAGAGNVHYNSVTDPVTNTTTGSLVIPNPGYVANVKALMSSAPWNAG; from the coding sequence GTGAAGGTTTTCAAGGGGTCGACGGTGCTGGCCACGACCGTCGTCCTGTCCGCCGCGCTGCTCACGTCCTGCGGGACGAAGCCGGCGCACGACGCGAGCGCTCCACCACCGGCCACGGCCGCCGGGACCTCCCCCGCCGCGTCCCCGTCCCCGTCCGACTCCCCGCCGGCCGCCGCGAGCGAGTCCCCCAGCGCCTCGCCGAGCCCCTCGGCCAAGACCTCCACCGCTGCAGCGAGCAAGCCGGCGAGCGCCAGACCCAGCACGCAGGCGGCGAAGACCACCCCGAAGCCGGTCGCGGCCGCGGCCCCCGCCCCGGTGGCCAAGCCCGGCCCGGTCGCTCCCCCGCCGCCGGCGCCGACGACGCCGCACGTCCCGCCGCTGGAGAGCAGCTGCAAGCCGTCCTACCCCCGGCCCAACGAGCCCCGGAGTACCGTCGGCGCGGCGCTGACGGCCGCGGCGGCCCAGTCGCGGGTGCTGAGCCTGAGCAACGGCGGCACCGACCGGATGCCGCCGCTGCCCACCAGCCTCGTCAGGGCGATCGCCTGGCAGGAGAGCGGCTGGCAGTCGGGCATCCTCGCCTGTGACGGCGGCATCGGCACGATGCAGGTCATGCCCGCCACCGTCGCCTGGATGAACGGCAAGTACGCGGCGAAGTCCGACCCCGAGACGCTGGAGGGCAACGTCCAGCTCGGCACCCAGCTGATCGACTGGCTGATCGCGTACTACGGCGACTCCAGCTTCGGCGGGAAGTACGACCTCACGCCGGACCCGGCCACCGGAAAGACCCCGCTGCTCGACCTGGTGATCGCCGCCTACAACGCCGGCGCGGGCAATGTGCACTACAACAGCGTCACCGACCCGGTCACCAACACCACGACCGGCAGTCTGGTCATCCCCAATCCGGGCTACGTCGCGAACGTGAAGGCCCTGATGTCCAGCGCCCCCTGGAACGCCGGCTGA
- a CDS encoding lipase maturation factor family protein, whose protein sequence is MQWFAAPDYWLGRQLVQRLLAAVYLVGFLTAARQFRALIGEHGMLPVPRHLARVSLRQAPGLFRLGYSDRFFATVAWTGCALAAALLAGAGDLLPLWASMLCWALLWALYLSIVNVGQTWYSFGWESLLLEAGFLATFLGNDEVAPPVPTLWLLRWLLFRVEFGAGLIKLRGDSCWRDLTCLRYHHETQPMPGPFSWHFHHLPAPFHRVEAAANHVTQLLVPGCLFLPQPVATVAAGLIVLTQLWLVASGNFAWLNWITVALALSVVDATRLRGVLPLPATPSYGTVPGWFEGLVLATTLLVVVLSRRPVRNMLSRRQVMNRSFDHLHLVNTYGAFGSVNRIRQEVVLEGTDDPEITGHTVWKEYGFRGKPGDVRRRPRQFAPYHLRLDWLMWFAGISPDYARPWFLPLVARLLANDPDTLRLLRGNPFPAEPPTHVRAVLYLYRFTDRRERRETGAWWHRTELSEYLAPVNPETLRRTGHGLPPGGRAPPGRRVRTVPLGPIRRRRGRPIRPAQRPEEEARRWPDEGR, encoded by the coding sequence ATGCAGTGGTTCGCGGCGCCCGACTACTGGCTGGGCCGGCAGCTCGTCCAACGGCTGCTGGCCGCCGTCTACCTGGTCGGATTCCTCACCGCGGCTCGCCAGTTCCGGGCGCTGATCGGCGAGCACGGGATGCTGCCGGTGCCACGCCACCTCGCCCGGGTGAGCCTGCGGCAGGCTCCGGGCCTGTTCCGGCTGGGCTACTCCGACCGGTTCTTCGCGACCGTCGCCTGGACGGGCTGCGCGCTCGCGGCGGCCCTGCTGGCCGGCGCCGGAGACCTCCTGCCGCTCTGGGCGTCGATGCTGTGCTGGGCCCTGCTCTGGGCGCTCTACCTGTCGATCGTCAACGTCGGTCAGACCTGGTACTCCTTCGGGTGGGAGTCGCTGCTGCTGGAAGCGGGGTTTCTCGCCACGTTCCTCGGCAACGACGAGGTGGCGCCGCCGGTGCCGACACTCTGGCTGCTGCGCTGGCTGCTGTTCCGGGTGGAGTTCGGCGCGGGGCTGATCAAACTGCGCGGCGACAGCTGCTGGCGGGACCTCACGTGTCTGCGGTACCACCACGAGACCCAGCCGATGCCCGGGCCGTTCAGCTGGCACTTCCACCACCTGCCGGCGCCGTTCCACCGTGTCGAGGCGGCGGCCAACCACGTCACGCAGCTCCTGGTGCCCGGCTGTCTCTTCCTGCCCCAGCCGGTGGCCACGGTGGCGGCCGGCCTGATCGTGCTGACCCAGCTCTGGCTGGTGGCGTCCGGGAACTTCGCCTGGCTGAACTGGATCACCGTCGCGCTCGCGCTCTCCGTCGTCGACGCCACCCGGCTGCGCGGTGTGCTGCCACTGCCGGCGACGCCCTCGTACGGGACGGTGCCCGGCTGGTTCGAGGGCCTGGTGCTCGCGACGACGCTCCTGGTGGTGGTGCTCAGCCGCCGGCCGGTGCGCAACATGCTCTCGCGGCGGCAGGTGATGAACCGCTCCTTCGACCACCTGCACCTGGTGAACACCTACGGCGCCTTCGGGAGCGTGAACCGGATCCGCCAGGAGGTCGTGCTGGAGGGTACCGACGACCCCGAGATCACCGGGCACACCGTCTGGAAGGAGTACGGGTTCCGGGGGAAGCCGGGTGACGTACGGCGCAGACCGCGCCAGTTCGCGCCCTACCACCTGCGACTGGACTGGTTGATGTGGTTCGCGGGCATCTCGCCCGACTACGCCCGGCCGTGGTTCCTGCCGCTCGTCGCCCGGTTGCTGGCGAACGATCCGGACACTCTGCGGCTGCTGCGCGGCAACCCCTTCCCGGCCGAACCGCCGACCCACGTCCGGGCCGTCCTCTACCTCTACCGCTTCACCGACCGGCGCGAACGCCGGGAAACCGGCGCCTGGTGGCACCGGACGGAGCTGTCCGAGTACCTCGCACCGGTGAATCCGGAGACGCTCCGCCGCACCGGACACGGCCTGCCCCCGGGCGGCCGCGCCCCGCCCGGACGCAGGGTTCGGACGGTGCCGCTCGGCCCGATCCGTCGGCGCCGGGGTCGGCCGATCCGTCCTGCACAGCGCCCCGAGGAGGAAGCGCGCCGGTGGCCGGACGAGGGCCGGTAG